A part of Cottoperca gobio chromosome 4, fCotGob3.1, whole genome shotgun sequence genomic DNA contains:
- the LOC115006884 gene encoding cytochrome b-c1 complex subunit 10-like, translated as MVQKILSNLVGAKYITILRTWVPNMVAWGTVGGVALVHFTDWRLILDYVPYISGKFKKDE; from the exons ATGGTCCAGAAAATACTCAGTAATTTGGTCGGTGCGAAGTACATTACTATTCTAAGGACGTG GGTACCAAATATGGTAGCCTGGGGAACAGTTGGTGGAGTGGCGCTTGTTCACTTCACAGACTGGCGATTGATTCTGGACTATGTGCCATACATTAGTGGAAAGTTCAAAAAGGATGAGTAA
- the mbd3b gene encoding methyl-CpG-binding domain protein 3b isoform X5 has translation MDKNEGEEQDEEQSPSGKKFRSKPQLARYLGNQMDLSSFDFRTGKMLMSKLNKNRQRLRYDNNNQNKGKPDLNTSLPVRQTASIFKQPVTKVTNHPNNKVKTDPQKAVDQPRQLFWEKKLGGLNAFDIAEELVKTMELPKGLQGVGPGCTDKTLLSAIASALHTSAAPITGQLSAAVEKNPGVWLNTTQPLCKAFIVTDEDIRKQEELVYSVRKRLEEALMADMLAHVEEAANESEDMKEEGNGSEDMESV, from the exons ATGGATAAAAACGA AGGAGAAGAGCAAGATGAGGAACAGAG TCCATCAGGGAAGAAGTTTCGGAGCAAGCCTCAGCTGGCCCGTTACCTTGGCAACCAGATGGACCTCAGCTCCTTCGATTTCCGCACGGGCAAGATGCTGATGAGCAAGCTGAACAAGAACCGCCAGAGACTGCGCTACGATAACAACAACCAGAACAAG GGCAAACCGGACTTGAACACGTCACTCCCAGTCAGACAGACGGCCTCCATCTTTAAGCAGCCTGTTACCAAGGTTACCAACCATCCAAACAACAAAGTGAAGACGGATCCTCAGAAAGCCGTCGACCAGCCCCGACAG CTGTTTTGGGAGAAGAAACTCGGAGGTCTTAATGCTTTCGACATCGCAGAGGAGCTGGTGAAAACAATGGAACTGCCTAAAGGCCTGCAAG GTGTTGGTCCAGGCTGCACAGACAAGACTCTCCTTTCGGCTATCGCTAGCGCTCTGCACACCAGCGCTGCTCCCATCACTGGTCAGCTGTCCGCGGCTGTGGAGAAGAACCCAGGAGTCTGGCTCAACACCACACAGCCGCTGTGCAAGGCCTTCATTGTCACCGATGAGGACATCAG gaaACAGGAGGAGCTGGTGTACAGTGTGAGGAAAAGGCTGGAGGAGGCACTGATGGCTGATATGTTGGCCCATGTCGAGGAGGCTGCCAATGAGTCGGAGGATATGAAGGAGGAAGGCAACGGCAGTGAAGACATGGAGAGTGTATAG
- the mbd3b gene encoding methyl-CpG-binding domain protein 3b isoform X6, translating into MEKKSPSGKKFRSKPQLARYLGNQMDLSSFDFRTGKMLMSKLNKNRQRLRYDNNNQNKGKPDLNTSLPVRQTASIFKQPVTKVTNHPNNKVKTDPQKAVDQPRQLFWEKKLGGLNAFDIAEELVKTMELPKGLQGVGPGCTDKTLLSAIASALHTSAAPITGQLSAAVEKNPGVWLNTTQPLCKAFIVTDEDIRKQEELVYSVRKRLEEALMADMLAHVEEAANESEDMKEEGNGSEDMESV; encoded by the exons ATGGAGAAGAAAAG TCCATCAGGGAAGAAGTTTCGGAGCAAGCCTCAGCTGGCCCGTTACCTTGGCAACCAGATGGACCTCAGCTCCTTCGATTTCCGCACGGGCAAGATGCTGATGAGCAAGCTGAACAAGAACCGCCAGAGACTGCGCTACGATAACAACAACCAGAACAAG GGCAAACCGGACTTGAACACGTCACTCCCAGTCAGACAGACGGCCTCCATCTTTAAGCAGCCTGTTACCAAGGTTACCAACCATCCAAACAACAAAGTGAAGACGGATCCTCAGAAAGCCGTCGACCAGCCCCGACAG CTGTTTTGGGAGAAGAAACTCGGAGGTCTTAATGCTTTCGACATCGCAGAGGAGCTGGTGAAAACAATGGAACTGCCTAAAGGCCTGCAAG GTGTTGGTCCAGGCTGCACAGACAAGACTCTCCTTTCGGCTATCGCTAGCGCTCTGCACACCAGCGCTGCTCCCATCACTGGTCAGCTGTCCGCGGCTGTGGAGAAGAACCCAGGAGTCTGGCTCAACACCACACAGCCGCTGTGCAAGGCCTTCATTGTCACCGATGAGGACATCAG gaaACAGGAGGAGCTGGTGTACAGTGTGAGGAAAAGGCTGGAGGAGGCACTGATGGCTGATATGTTGGCCCATGTCGAGGAGGCTGCCAATGAGTCGGAGGATATGAAGGAGGAAGGCAACGGCAGTGAAGACATGGAGAGTGTATAG
- the mbd3b gene encoding methyl-CpG-binding domain protein 3b isoform X7, which yields MDKNDPSGKKFRSKPQLARYLGNQMDLSSFDFRTGKMLMSKLNKNRQRLRYDNNNQNKGKPDLNTSLPVRQTASIFKQPVTKVTNHPNNKVKTDPQKAVDQPRQLFWEKKLGGLNAFDIAEELVKTMELPKGLQGVGPGCTDKTLLSAIASALHTSAAPITGQLSAAVEKNPGVWLNTTQPLCKAFIVTDEDIRKQEELVYSVRKRLEEALMADMLAHVEEAANESEDMKEEGNGSEDMESV from the exons ATGGATAAAAACGA TCCATCAGGGAAGAAGTTTCGGAGCAAGCCTCAGCTGGCCCGTTACCTTGGCAACCAGATGGACCTCAGCTCCTTCGATTTCCGCACGGGCAAGATGCTGATGAGCAAGCTGAACAAGAACCGCCAGAGACTGCGCTACGATAACAACAACCAGAACAAG GGCAAACCGGACTTGAACACGTCACTCCCAGTCAGACAGACGGCCTCCATCTTTAAGCAGCCTGTTACCAAGGTTACCAACCATCCAAACAACAAAGTGAAGACGGATCCTCAGAAAGCCGTCGACCAGCCCCGACAG CTGTTTTGGGAGAAGAAACTCGGAGGTCTTAATGCTTTCGACATCGCAGAGGAGCTGGTGAAAACAATGGAACTGCCTAAAGGCCTGCAAG GTGTTGGTCCAGGCTGCACAGACAAGACTCTCCTTTCGGCTATCGCTAGCGCTCTGCACACCAGCGCTGCTCCCATCACTGGTCAGCTGTCCGCGGCTGTGGAGAAGAACCCAGGAGTCTGGCTCAACACCACACAGCCGCTGTGCAAGGCCTTCATTGTCACCGATGAGGACATCAG gaaACAGGAGGAGCTGGTGTACAGTGTGAGGAAAAGGCTGGAGGAGGCACTGATGGCTGATATGTTGGCCCATGTCGAGGAGGCTGCCAATGAGTCGGAGGATATGAAGGAGGAAGGCAACGGCAGTGAAGACATGGAGAGTGTATAG
- the mbd3b gene encoding methyl-CpG-binding domain protein 3b isoform X2, protein MDKNDRGEEQDEEQRQERGEAGRLYSLCPSGKKFRSKPQLARYLGNQMDLSSFDFRTGKMLMSKLNKNRQRLRYDNNNQNKGKPDLNTSLPVRQTASIFKQPVTKVTNHPNNKVKTDPQKAVDQPRQLFWEKKLGGLNAFDIAEELVKTMELPKGLQGVGPGCTDKTLLSAIASALHTSAAPITGQLSAAVEKNPGVWLNTTQPLCKAFIVTDEDIRKQEELVYSVRKRLEEALMADMLAHVEEAANESEDMKEEGNGSEDMESV, encoded by the exons ATGGATAAAAACGA caGAGGAGAAGAGCAAGATGAGGAACAGAGGCAAGAGAGGGGGGAGGCGGGTCGGTTGTATAGTTTGTG TCCATCAGGGAAGAAGTTTCGGAGCAAGCCTCAGCTGGCCCGTTACCTTGGCAACCAGATGGACCTCAGCTCCTTCGATTTCCGCACGGGCAAGATGCTGATGAGCAAGCTGAACAAGAACCGCCAGAGACTGCGCTACGATAACAACAACCAGAACAAG GGCAAACCGGACTTGAACACGTCACTCCCAGTCAGACAGACGGCCTCCATCTTTAAGCAGCCTGTTACCAAGGTTACCAACCATCCAAACAACAAAGTGAAGACGGATCCTCAGAAAGCCGTCGACCAGCCCCGACAG CTGTTTTGGGAGAAGAAACTCGGAGGTCTTAATGCTTTCGACATCGCAGAGGAGCTGGTGAAAACAATGGAACTGCCTAAAGGCCTGCAAG GTGTTGGTCCAGGCTGCACAGACAAGACTCTCCTTTCGGCTATCGCTAGCGCTCTGCACACCAGCGCTGCTCCCATCACTGGTCAGCTGTCCGCGGCTGTGGAGAAGAACCCAGGAGTCTGGCTCAACACCACACAGCCGCTGTGCAAGGCCTTCATTGTCACCGATGAGGACATCAG gaaACAGGAGGAGCTGGTGTACAGTGTGAGGAAAAGGCTGGAGGAGGCACTGATGGCTGATATGTTGGCCCATGTCGAGGAGGCTGCCAATGAGTCGGAGGATATGAAGGAGGAAGGCAACGGCAGTGAAGACATGGAGAGTGTATAG
- the mbd3b gene encoding methyl-CpG-binding domain protein 3b isoform X3 has protein sequence MDKNEGEEQDEEQRQERGEAGRLYSLCPSGKKFRSKPQLARYLGNQMDLSSFDFRTGKMLMSKLNKNRQRLRYDNNNQNKGKPDLNTSLPVRQTASIFKQPVTKVTNHPNNKVKTDPQKAVDQPRQLFWEKKLGGLNAFDIAEELVKTMELPKGLQGVGPGCTDKTLLSAIASALHTSAAPITGQLSAAVEKNPGVWLNTTQPLCKAFIVTDEDIRKQEELVYSVRKRLEEALMADMLAHVEEAANESEDMKEEGNGSEDMESV, from the exons ATGGATAAAAACGA AGGAGAAGAGCAAGATGAGGAACAGAGGCAAGAGAGGGGGGAGGCGGGTCGGTTGTATAGTTTGTG TCCATCAGGGAAGAAGTTTCGGAGCAAGCCTCAGCTGGCCCGTTACCTTGGCAACCAGATGGACCTCAGCTCCTTCGATTTCCGCACGGGCAAGATGCTGATGAGCAAGCTGAACAAGAACCGCCAGAGACTGCGCTACGATAACAACAACCAGAACAAG GGCAAACCGGACTTGAACACGTCACTCCCAGTCAGACAGACGGCCTCCATCTTTAAGCAGCCTGTTACCAAGGTTACCAACCATCCAAACAACAAAGTGAAGACGGATCCTCAGAAAGCCGTCGACCAGCCCCGACAG CTGTTTTGGGAGAAGAAACTCGGAGGTCTTAATGCTTTCGACATCGCAGAGGAGCTGGTGAAAACAATGGAACTGCCTAAAGGCCTGCAAG GTGTTGGTCCAGGCTGCACAGACAAGACTCTCCTTTCGGCTATCGCTAGCGCTCTGCACACCAGCGCTGCTCCCATCACTGGTCAGCTGTCCGCGGCTGTGGAGAAGAACCCAGGAGTCTGGCTCAACACCACACAGCCGCTGTGCAAGGCCTTCATTGTCACCGATGAGGACATCAG gaaACAGGAGGAGCTGGTGTACAGTGTGAGGAAAAGGCTGGAGGAGGCACTGATGGCTGATATGTTGGCCCATGTCGAGGAGGCTGCCAATGAGTCGGAGGATATGAAGGAGGAAGGCAACGGCAGTGAAGACATGGAGAGTGTATAG
- the mbd3b gene encoding methyl-CpG-binding domain protein 3b isoform X4: MDKNDRGEEQDEEQSPSGKKFRSKPQLARYLGNQMDLSSFDFRTGKMLMSKLNKNRQRLRYDNNNQNKGKPDLNTSLPVRQTASIFKQPVTKVTNHPNNKVKTDPQKAVDQPRQLFWEKKLGGLNAFDIAEELVKTMELPKGLQGVGPGCTDKTLLSAIASALHTSAAPITGQLSAAVEKNPGVWLNTTQPLCKAFIVTDEDIRKQEELVYSVRKRLEEALMADMLAHVEEAANESEDMKEEGNGSEDMESV, encoded by the exons ATGGATAAAAACGA caGAGGAGAAGAGCAAGATGAGGAACAGAG TCCATCAGGGAAGAAGTTTCGGAGCAAGCCTCAGCTGGCCCGTTACCTTGGCAACCAGATGGACCTCAGCTCCTTCGATTTCCGCACGGGCAAGATGCTGATGAGCAAGCTGAACAAGAACCGCCAGAGACTGCGCTACGATAACAACAACCAGAACAAG GGCAAACCGGACTTGAACACGTCACTCCCAGTCAGACAGACGGCCTCCATCTTTAAGCAGCCTGTTACCAAGGTTACCAACCATCCAAACAACAAAGTGAAGACGGATCCTCAGAAAGCCGTCGACCAGCCCCGACAG CTGTTTTGGGAGAAGAAACTCGGAGGTCTTAATGCTTTCGACATCGCAGAGGAGCTGGTGAAAACAATGGAACTGCCTAAAGGCCTGCAAG GTGTTGGTCCAGGCTGCACAGACAAGACTCTCCTTTCGGCTATCGCTAGCGCTCTGCACACCAGCGCTGCTCCCATCACTGGTCAGCTGTCCGCGGCTGTGGAGAAGAACCCAGGAGTCTGGCTCAACACCACACAGCCGCTGTGCAAGGCCTTCATTGTCACCGATGAGGACATCAG gaaACAGGAGGAGCTGGTGTACAGTGTGAGGAAAAGGCTGGAGGAGGCACTGATGGCTGATATGTTGGCCCATGTCGAGGAGGCTGCCAATGAGTCGGAGGATATGAAGGAGGAAGGCAACGGCAGTGAAGACATGGAGAGTGTATAG
- the mbd3b gene encoding methyl-CpG-binding domain protein 3b isoform X1: MEKKRWDCTALPKGWKMEEVTRKSGLSAGKSDVYYFSPSGKKFRSKPQLARYLGNQMDLSSFDFRTGKMLMSKLNKNRQRLRYDNNNQNKGKPDLNTSLPVRQTASIFKQPVTKVTNHPNNKVKTDPQKAVDQPRQLFWEKKLGGLNAFDIAEELVKTMELPKGLQGVGPGCTDKTLLSAIASALHTSAAPITGQLSAAVEKNPGVWLNTTQPLCKAFIVTDEDIRKQEELVYSVRKRLEEALMADMLAHVEEAANESEDMKEEGNGSEDMESV; this comes from the exons ATGGAGAAGAAAAGGTGGGATTGCACTGCTCTCCCCAAGGGCTGGAAAATGGAAGAAGTGACCAGAAAGTCGGGTTTGTCAGCTGGAAAAAGCGATGTCTATTATTTTAG TCCATCAGGGAAGAAGTTTCGGAGCAAGCCTCAGCTGGCCCGTTACCTTGGCAACCAGATGGACCTCAGCTCCTTCGATTTCCGCACGGGCAAGATGCTGATGAGCAAGCTGAACAAGAACCGCCAGAGACTGCGCTACGATAACAACAACCAGAACAAG GGCAAACCGGACTTGAACACGTCACTCCCAGTCAGACAGACGGCCTCCATCTTTAAGCAGCCTGTTACCAAGGTTACCAACCATCCAAACAACAAAGTGAAGACGGATCCTCAGAAAGCCGTCGACCAGCCCCGACAG CTGTTTTGGGAGAAGAAACTCGGAGGTCTTAATGCTTTCGACATCGCAGAGGAGCTGGTGAAAACAATGGAACTGCCTAAAGGCCTGCAAG GTGTTGGTCCAGGCTGCACAGACAAGACTCTCCTTTCGGCTATCGCTAGCGCTCTGCACACCAGCGCTGCTCCCATCACTGGTCAGCTGTCCGCGGCTGTGGAGAAGAACCCAGGAGTCTGGCTCAACACCACACAGCCGCTGTGCAAGGCCTTCATTGTCACCGATGAGGACATCAG gaaACAGGAGGAGCTGGTGTACAGTGTGAGGAAAAGGCTGGAGGAGGCACTGATGGCTGATATGTTGGCCCATGTCGAGGAGGCTGCCAATGAGTCGGAGGATATGAAGGAGGAAGGCAACGGCAGTGAAGACATGGAGAGTGTATAG
- the LOC115006986 gene encoding unconventional myosin-Vb: MTSLELYSKGASVWIPDPEAVWVSALLLQDYSPGEKNLLLQLSNGEEAHYPVGSPSDLPPLGNPDILEGENDLTALSFLHEAAVLHNLRVRFLDYSSIYTYCGIVLLAINPYDQLPIYGEEVIDAYSGQDMADMEPHIFSVAEEAYRTMTREEKNQSIIISGESGSGKTVSAKFTMRYFAVVGGAAQQTSVEERVLASNPIMESIGNAKTTRNDNSSRFGKYIEIGFGRKGDIIGANMRTYLLEKSRVVFQASAERNYHIFYQLCASRELPEMRSFKLDAPEHFRYTSRGGEMQIPGTDDLSDLERTRNAFTILGVQPDQQMELFRIMSAILHLGNVNIQASGRSSDRSYIDADDRPLAVFSKLLGVEGPQMAHWLCHRRLAVGGEMLVKPVSGQQAVEARDALAKHIYGQLFTWTVQRLNSALRTQRGQTHSFIGVLDIYGFETFDRNSFEQFCINYANEKLQQQFNRHVFHLEQEEYIREELAWSRIEFSDNQQCINLIEGQLGLFDLLDEECRMPKGSDESWVRKLYDQHLTSKPHPHFQKPRMSNSAFIVLHFADTVQYECDGFLGKNRDTVFEELINILKASQSELVAELFQQRGNVSSVANGSVHSVKRATREHKLTVGFQFRQSLQMLMDTLNSTTPHYVRCIKPNDLKEPFMFDPRRTVQQLRACGVLETIRISAAGFPSRWTYEEFFSRYRLLLQGSQSQDQAQASCRHTLPQLIPDSDQYCFGKTKVFFRAGQVALLERLRAERLRVAAVIIQSRVRGWLARIRYTRICWATVTIQRYCRGALARRLALTLRYTKAALVLQKTYRMVVVRQLFLMIRQATITIQAFSRGTLARRRYRLLVAERAAVLLQATVRGWLARRGYRRVRAAVVFMQCCVRRRAARRKLMKLKTEARSVEKFRALNKGMEVKLMQLQLRADQEARDGAAVRETLHAEREATGAELEALRATVHKLESQKQEKPPPGPVISEKEVEERRRAEEKAAQDILQLTQELQALQREKDSLCREREDLSARLFEQKAQEECVHHAVSQASAALRAELDEERRKYQGLLREFTRLEQRYDNLREMSLLTERTKGHRRMDSAQSLSFEPLSPSPTTLSPPSLTPLSPFPSAFPFPEEVRRVSVTSPASERRVSVWSCETPIEQLMVSMDVAKDPAVKMKGEDLAHAYDAVRVANKLLESQLRSQHSQREEELEDLRCQLSQAISTSSSAARRQEPQELLEAREQECVRLRRELKELKNTVSLRRLLTQVLPSAFTPETSSCASRPKPAAVTGLLECRKRDETKLVKNLITDIRVDSALSLPPGLPASVLFLCVRQADCSGDQTHARSLCSAAVTAMKAALKKHSKDVDMTALWLKNACLLHDLLTQHSQKRTLDSDELAPLSVDLSDLTRALSDLCIQAYQQLLSITEKRLQNLIVPALLESETIPGLSGSALKLGMSRKRTGSDPRTVGGDAPTMAAVLRELGALHTALSHQALPSTQMEQAFHQLTYLISASALNSLLLRKDMCSWSRGMQIRYNVSLLEEWLRGRGLLTGGAVVTLEPLIQAVQLLQAGKKTEEEAKALVRTCTALSSQQIVKILTLYTPNSDLDERVTLNFIRSVQGLLKGCSGGQPPQLLMDVRRVFPVTFPYLPPPVLHAEQLVIPDSLKISFLRRP, encoded by the exons aTGACATCGCTGGAGCTGTACAGCAAG GGGGCAAGTGTGTGGATTCCTGACCCCGAGGCAGTTTGGGTGTCGGCCCTGCTGCTCCAGGACTACAGCCCCGGAGAGAAGAATCTGCTGCTACAGCTCTCTAATGGAGAG GAGGCTCATTACCCAGTGGGGTCCCCCTCTGATCTCCCACCGCTGGGGAACCCCGACATCCTGGAGGGGGAAAATGACCTGACAGCTCTCAGCTTCCTCCATGAAGCTGCAGTGTTGCACAACCTGCGGGTTCGATTCCTGGACTACAGCAGCATCTACACGTACTGTG GTATCGTGTTACTCGCCATCAATCCCTATGACCAGCTCCCCATATACGGAGAGGAGGTGATCGATGCGTACAGCGGTCAGGACATGGCCGACATGGAACCTCACATCTTTTCTGTGGCCGAGGAAGCCTACCGCACTATGaccag GGAGGAGAAGAACCAGTCCATCATCATCAGTGGAGAGTCTGGCTCAGGGAAAACCGTCTCAGCCAAATTCACCATGCGATACTTTGCTGTGGTTGGaggagcagcacagcagaccaGCGTGGAGGAGAGGGTTCTGGCTTCCAACCCAATAATGGAG TCTATTGGGAATGCCAAAACCACTCGAAATGACAACAGTAGTCGTTTCGGGAAGTACATCGAGATCGGCTTTGGCAGAAAAGGGGACATCATTGGGGCAAACATGAGGACGTATCTGCTGGAGAAGTCAAGGGTTGTCTTCCAA gCATCAGCAGAGAGGAACTACCACATCTTCTACCAGCTGTGTGCCTCCAGAGAGCTGCCGGAAATGAGATCCTTTAAACTGG ATGCACCTGAGCATTTCCGCTACACCAGCCGGGGAGGAGAGATGCAGATTCCTGGTACTGATGATTTGTCAGACCTGGAGCGCACTCGCAATGCTTTCACCATCCTGG GTGTGCAGCCTGACCAGCAGATGGAGCTCTTCAGGATCATGTCAGCTATTTTGCACCTGGGAAATGTCAACATCCAAGCCAGTGGAAGAAGTTCTGACCGGAGTTATATTGAT GCAGACGACCGCCCTCTGGCTGTCTTTTCCAAGCTGTTAGGAGTAGAAGGACCTCAGATGGCCCACTGGCTGTGTCATCGCAGATTGGCTGTCGGGGGGGAGATGCTGGTCAAACCCGTGTCCGGTCAGCAGGCCGTAGAAGCCAGAGATGCCTTGGCCAAACATATCTACGGCCAGCTGTTCACATGGACTGTCCAGAGGCTCAACTCTGCGCTTCGCACCCAGAGGGGACAAACACATTCCTTTATAGGGGTACTAGACATCTATGG CTTTGAGACCTTTGACCGGAACAGTTTTGAGCAGTTCTGTATAaattatgcaaatgaaaaacTGCAACAGCAGTTCAACAGG CATGTGTTCCACTTGGAGCAGGAGGAATACATCCGGGAAGAGCTGGCCTGGAGCAGGATTGAGTTCAGTGACAATCAGCAGTGCATCAATCTCATAGAGGGACAGCTGGGCCTGTTTGATCTTTTAGACGAGGAGTGCAGG ATGCCCAAAGGTTCAGACGAGAGCTGGGTGCGAAAGCTGTACGACCAACACCTGACCAGCAAGCCCCACCCTCACTTCCAGAAACCACGCATGTCCAACAGCGCCTTCATTGTCCTGCACTTCGCTGACACA GTGCAATATGAATGTGACGGCTTTTTAGGCAAGAATCGAGATACAGTCTTTGAGGAGCTCATTAACATTCTCAAAGCAAGCCAG TCCGAGCTGGTGGCTGAGTTGTTCCAGCAGCGGGGGAATGTTTCCTCTGTGGCTAATGGAAGTGTGCACTCAGTGAAAAGAGCCACCAGAGAACATAAACTGACAGTGGGCTTCCAG TTCCGTCAGTCCTTACAGATGCTAATGGACACTCTGAACAGCACCACTCCTCACTATGTCCGCTGTATTAAACCCAACGACCTCAAAGAGCCTTTTAT GTTTGACCCGAGGAGGACAGTCCAGCAGCTGAGAGCCTGTGGGGTGCTGGAGACCATTCGCATCAGTGCTGCAGGTTTTCCATCCAG ATGGACGTACGAGGAGTTCTTCAGCAGATACCGTCTTCTGCTTCAGGGTTCTCAGAGCCAGGATCAGGCCCAGGCCTCGTGCAGACACACCCTGCCTCAGCTCATCCCAGACTCAGACCAGTACTGTTTTGGAAAGACCAAAGTATTTTTCCGAGCCGGTCAGGTGGCTCTCCTGGAGAGGCTGAGGGCTGAGAGGCTGCGTGTTGCTGCTGTGATCATCCAGAGCCGGGTCAGAGGATGGCTGGCACGGATCAGATACACCAGGATCTGCTGGGCAACTGTCACCATACAGAGATACTGCAGAGGAGCTCTGGCCAGGCG ACTGGCCCTGACGCTGCGCTACACCAAGGCTGCCTTAGTACTCCAGAAGACCTACCGCATGGTGGTGGTCAGACAGTTGTTCCTCATGATCCGACAGGCCACCATCACCATCCAGGCCTTCAGCAGGGGCACATTGGCACGCCGCAGATACAGACTG TTGGTGGCGGAGCGGGCTGCTGTGTTGCTTCAGGCAACAGTGCGAGGGTGGTTGGCGAGGCGGGGGTACAGGCGAGTACGTGCGGCGGTTGTGTTCATGCAGTGCTGCGTACGCCGCAGGGCTGCCAGGAGAAAGCTGATGAAACTAAAGACTGAGGCCCGTTCAGTGGAGAAGTTCAGAGCGCTCAACAAGGGCATGGAAGTCAAACTGATGCAGCTGCAGTTGAGAGCCGACCAGGAG GCCAGGGATGGTGCAGCTGTGAGAGAGACCCTGCATGCAGAGCGAGAAGCCACCGGTGCTGAGCTGGAGGCTTTGAGGGCGACGGTGCACAAACTAGAAAGCCAGAAGCAGGAGAAGCCTCCGCCCGGCCCCGTGATCAGCGAGAAAGAGgtggaagaaagaaggagagctGAAGAGAAAGCCGCCCAGGACATCCTTCAACTCACACAA GAGTTGCAGgccctgcagagagaaaaagacagtttgtgcagagagagagaggatcttTCTGCTCGCTTGTTTGAACAAAAGGCACAAGAAG agtgtgtgcatCATGCTGTGTCCCAGGCGAGTGCAGCTCTGAGGGCGGAGctggatgaggagaggagaaagtaTCAGGGTCTCCTGAGAGAGTTCACCAGACTGGAGCAGAGATACGACAACCTCAGGGAGATGAGTCTGCTCACTGAG CGCACCAAGGGCCACAGAAGGATGGACTCCGCACAGAGTCTGAGCTTCgagcctctctctccctcccccaccACGCTGTCACCCCCGTCTCTCACCCCACTCTCACCCTTCCCATCTGCTTTCCCTTTCCCGGAGGAGGTCCGCAGGGTCAGTGTGACGTCTCCCGCCTCGGAGAGGAGAGTGTCAGTGTGGAGCTGCGAAACACCAATT GAGCAGTTGATGGTGAGTATGGACGTGGCCAAAGACCCGGCAGTGAAGATGAAAGGAGAGGACCTGGCTCATGCTTACGACGCTGTACGAGTGGCCAACAA GCTTCTGGAGAGCCAGCTGCGTAGCCAGCACagtcagagggaggaggagctggaggatcTGAGGTGCCAGCTCAGTCAAGCGATCTCCACTTCTTCCTCTGCTGCACGGCGACAG gaACCGCAGGAACTACTTGAGGCCAGAGAGCAGGAGTGTGTCAGATTGAGGAGAGAGTTGAAGGAGCTTAAAAACACGGTCTCCCTCAGACGACTCCTGACACAAG TCCTCCCATCAGCTTTCACACCAGAGACGTCCTCCTGTGCTTCCCGACCGAAGCCAGCAGCAGTAACAGGTTTGCTTGAATGCAGGAAGAGAGATGAAACAAAGCTCGTCAAGAACCTCATCACAG ACATCCGCGTTGACAGCGCCCTGTCTCTGCCTCCTGGCCTGCCTGCCAGCGTGCTCTTCTTGTGTGTTCGTCAGGCCGACTGCAGCGGAGACCAAACGCACGCACGCTCACTCTGTAGCGCTGCTGTCACTGCTATGAAGGCAGCTCTGAAG AAACATAGTAAAGATGTAGATATGACCGCTCTGTGGCTGAAAAACGCCTGTCTGTTGCACGACCTGCTGACGCAGCACTCCCAGAAACGg ACCCTTGACTCAGATGAACTCGCTCCACTGTCCGTTGATCTGAGTGACTTGACCCGCGCCCTGAGTGACCTCTGTATCCAAGCCTATCAGCAGCTCCTCTCCATCACTGAAAAACGCCTACAAAACCTCATAG TGCCTGCTCTGTTGGAGAGCGAGACCATCCCGGGTCTGTCTGGCTCGGCATTGAAGTTGGGAATGTCCAGAAAGCGAACAGGCTCGGACCCCAGGACTGTGGGAGGCGACGCTCCCACTATGGCGGCGGTGCTGAGGGAGCTGGGAGCCCTTCACACCGCTTTGTCCCATCAGGCTCTGCCCTCGACACAGATGGAGCAGGCCTTCCATCAGCTCACCTACCTCATCTCGGCCTCCGCTCTCAACAGCCTGCTGCTGAGGAAAGACATGTGCTCCTGGAGTCGTGGCATGCAAATACG CTATAATGTGAGTCTGCTGGAGGAGTGGCTGCGGGGCCGAGGGCTGCTGACAGGGGGCGCTGTGGTCACACTGGAGCCCCTCATCCAGGCTGttcagctgctgcaggctgGGAAAAAGACTGAGGAGGAAGCAAAGGCCCTTGTTCGGACCTGCACTGCCCTGTCCAGCCAGCAG ATTGTGAAGATCCTGACCCTCTACACTCCCAACAGTGACCTTGATGAAAGAGTCACGCTGAATTTCATCCGTAGCGTCCAG GGGCTTCTCAAAGGCTGTTCTGGCGGTCAGCCTCCGCAGCTCCTGATGGATGTGAGACGAGTGTTTCCTGTCACATTTCCCTACTTGCCTCCCCCCGTCCTCCACGCTGAGCAGTTAGTCATCCCAGACTCCCTCAAGATCTCGTTTCTACGCAGACCCTAG